In candidate division KSB1 bacterium, the genomic stretch AGGGCAAGACGCGCCGCGGGACGCACCCGCCGTCTGCGAGGCCACATGGGACTCCTCCTGGTGAATTTTGCGCAAAGATACGCAGCGATTCACCCAGAGGAAAGATGTGGTTCACCGAGGGGATACGGTTAAAAGAGCAAATCGTTGCAGAAAAGAAATTTCCGGTCTATTTTATCACGAAACACCCTGGCCTGGGCATCCCGCCTGCATTGCAGACGGGAGGTTCAATGCCGCCAACTTTTTCCAAGCGATCAAATCCAAAAGCCAAAACCCGCAAGGACGCGAAGCCGCAGGGGCTTCACAAAAAGTAACCCTTCCGCCACGGTTTGACTGTGGCCTTTATCTTACGCTCCTGCGGAGGCTCTCTGCAGGAATGCCACCGCCAAGCCGTGGCAGATCAAAAAGGAGGGAACTGTCACCGCGAAGATTTTTGGATCACACAACCCGCCAAGAGCATGAGGGAAAACCTGGTGGCCTATGTGATTTCTGTGGTGCTGAGGCTCGTTGTTTGGCCATTGTTGCAGAAAACTCTTTGCGGGAGAGTTCTTTGCTATGTTTGAAAAATTAGTGACATTGGACCCGAGATCTGCGCTGCGCTTCCCGGGGTAATAGTGCCCTCCCGGTCGATTGAATTCTAAGGGCGCGGAATGCGACCGGCGGCAGCGTGATCATGCCTGTGTCGCAGTCGCGCTGCCACTCTGTCAGCGGCTGTGCAATCAGAAAGCCTCTTTCATGAAAACCATGAAAACATTCCCGTCTGATTTTGTATGGGGCGCCGCCACTTCGAGTTATCAGATCGAAGGCGCCTGGCTTGCGGATGGAAAAGGCCTCTCGATTTGGGATGCCTTCTGCCATACGCCCGGCAAAATTCACTGCAATGAAACCGGCGATCTTGCCTGTGATCATTATCATCGCTTCAAGGACGATGTCAAACTGATGGCCGACATGGGACTGCCGGCCTACCGCTTCTCGCTGTCCTGGCCGCGCATTCAACCCGCCGGCACCGGCCGGCCCAATACCGACGGCATCTGTTTCTATTCCGAACTGATTGACACGCTGCTCGCCCACAACATCACGCCGTGGGTCACGCTGTATCACTGGGATCTGCCCCTGGCGCTGCAGATCGAGCATGACGGCTGGCTCAATCCCCGCATGGCGGAGTTCTTCGCCGACTACGCCGCGATTTGTTTTGCGGCATTTGGCGACCGTGTCAAACACTGGCTCACGCTCAATGAGCCGTGGTGCAGCGCGTGGCTCGGTTATGGCCTGGGCGTGCATGCGCCGGGCCGCCTCTCCCGCGATGAACCTTATCGCGCCGGTCACAACCTTTTGCGCGCACATGCCCTGGCCGTGGCACGATATCGCAACGAGTTTCAGCCCGCGCAGAAAGGGATGATCGCCCTCACCAACAACTGCGACTGGCGCGAGCCGCTGACCGACAGCGAAGCGGATCGACAGGCGGCCCAACGCGCCGTCGAGTTCTTCCTGGGCTGGTTTGCGGATCCCGTTTTTTGGGGTGATTACCCGCAGGTGATGCGCCGGCGCCTGGGCGACCGGCTGCCGCATTTCACCGACGAAGAAAAGGCGCTGCTCAAAGGTTCGGCAGATTTTTTTGGCTTGAATCACTACTCCACCATGTATGCCGCCGACGCTTCCTCCGCTGCGGCGCGCAGCACACACGACTACAACAGCCTGCTGGAGGATCAGGCCGTGGTGCTCAGCTCGGACCCCGCCTGGCAAAAAACGGACATGCAGTGGAACATTGTGCCGGAGGGCTTCCACAAGCTGTTGCTGTGGATCCGGGACCGCTATGCCTCGCCGGCCATCTACGTCACCGAGAACGGCTGCGCCCTGGCGGATGTTTTGGTTGACGGCGAAGTGCACGATCGCGGCCGCATCGAATTTCTCGACGCCTATCTCACGGCGGCACACGAAGCCCTGCGCGCGCAGGTCGATCTGCGCGGCTATTTTGTCTGGTCGTTCATGGATAATTTCGAATGGACGGAAGGCTATGCCAGGCGTTTTGGGCTGCATTACGTCGATTATGCCACCGGCCGCCGCCTGCCCAAAGCCTCGGCGAAATGGTATGCCGGTG encodes the following:
- a CDS encoding GH1 family beta-glucosidase; the encoded protein is MKTFPSDFVWGAATSSYQIEGAWLADGKGLSIWDAFCHTPGKIHCNETGDLACDHYHRFKDDVKLMADMGLPAYRFSLSWPRIQPAGTGRPNTDGICFYSELIDTLLAHNITPWVTLYHWDLPLALQIEHDGWLNPRMAEFFADYAAICFAAFGDRVKHWLTLNEPWCSAWLGYGLGVHAPGRLSRDEPYRAGHNLLRAHALAVARYRNEFQPAQKGMIALTNNCDWREPLTDSEADRQAAQRAVEFFLGWFADPVFWGDYPQVMRRRLGDRLPHFTDEEKALLKGSADFFGLNHYSTMYAADASSAAARSTHDYNSLLEDQAVVLSSDPAWQKTDMQWNIVPEGFHKLLLWIRDRYASPAIYVTENGCALADVLVDGEVHDRGRIEFLDAYLTAAHEALRAQVDLRGYFVWSFMDNFEWTEGYARRFGLHYVDYATGRRLPKASAKWYAGVIQRNGLCD